The proteins below are encoded in one region of Neisseria bacilliformis:
- the mutS gene encoding DNA mismatch repair protein MutS, with translation MSKPAVSPMMQQYLGIKADHPDKLVFYRMGDFYEMFFDDAVEAAKLLDITLTSRGQVNGEPVKMAGVPYHAAEQYLARLVKMGKSVAVCEQVGEVGAAKGPVARKVVRIVTPGTLTDSALLEDKEANRIAAVCADKKRLGLAWASLQSGEFKVKMTTPERLADELARLQAAEILLPDGKSAPQNLPRETNITRLNSWQFAADSGFDLLTRYFGAQDLRGFGLDPEEHAPAIGAAGALLNYIKLTQSELPRHLDGLSLESESQYVGMDATTRRNLEITQTISGKKSPTLFSVLDRCQTHMGSRLLALWLHNPLRNRDHIAARQDAVAALLAEGAADIAGRLKNLSDIERIAARIAVGTARPRDLAGLRESLAILPSIPLPASALLDTLKNIFPEGERIAEKIRAAILPEPAVWLREGGVINHGHCPELDELRHIQNHGGEFLLDLEARERERTGLTTLKVEYNRVHGFYIELSKAQAAQAPADYQRRQTLKNAERFITPELKTFEDKVLGAQEAALALEKKLYDQLLKDLQNELPLLQKTAKAAAALDVLAAFAAQAAERGYCRPQFAAYPCIDISDGRHPVIEQQVRHFTANHTRLDDKHRLMLLTGPNMGGKSTYMRQTALIVLMAHTGSFVPAAAALIGPTDRIFTRIGASDDLSANRSTFMVEMSETACILRHATAQSLVLMDEIGRGTSTFDGLALAQATACHLAQKNRAFALFATHYFELTALPETLPSAFNMHLSALEEGRDIVFLHRVEPGPTGKSYGIAVAKLAGLPAAALNAAQKQLERLEAQAAAARPQLDIFSLLPEERPSEKEHGQTDLSDGANSLSDGLHTPAAENPENTKRPSENTPPNPNSETLIRTLADIRPDELTPRQALDLIYRLKALSSEKAV, from the coding sequence ATGAGCAAACCCGCCGTTTCCCCGATGATGCAGCAGTATCTCGGCATTAAAGCCGACCATCCCGACAAGCTGGTTTTTTACCGTATGGGGGATTTTTACGAGATGTTTTTTGACGATGCGGTGGAGGCGGCGAAACTTTTGGACATCACGCTGACATCGCGCGGGCAGGTGAACGGCGAGCCGGTGAAGATGGCGGGCGTGCCCTACCATGCGGCGGAGCAGTATCTGGCGCGGCTGGTGAAGATGGGCAAAAGCGTGGCGGTTTGTGAGCAGGTGGGCGAAGTGGGGGCGGCGAAAGGGCCGGTGGCGCGCAAGGTGGTGCGGATTGTTACGCCCGGCACGCTGACCGATTCGGCTTTGCTGGAAGACAAGGAAGCGAACCGCATTGCGGCGGTGTGCGCCGACAAAAAAAGGCTGGGTTTGGCCTGGGCGTCACTGCAAAGCGGCGAATTCAAGGTGAAGATGACCACGCCCGAGCGGCTGGCCGACGAACTGGCGCGTTTGCAGGCGGCGGAAATCCTGCTGCCGGACGGGAAATCCGCGCCGCAAAACCTGCCGCGCGAAACCAATATCACGCGGCTGAACAGTTGGCAGTTTGCCGCCGACAGCGGGTTTGATCTGCTGACGCGCTATTTTGGCGCGCAGGATTTGCGCGGCTTCGGGCTTGATCCGGAGGAACATGCGCCGGCAATCGGGGCGGCGGGCGCACTGCTCAACTACATCAAGCTCACCCAATCCGAGCTGCCGCGCCATCTCGACGGCCTGTCGCTCGAATCGGAGAGCCAGTATGTCGGCATGGACGCGACGACGCGGCGCAACCTCGAAATCACGCAAACCATATCCGGCAAAAAGTCGCCGACCCTGTTTTCCGTGCTCGACCGCTGCCAAACCCACATGGGCAGCCGCCTGCTGGCCCTGTGGCTGCACAACCCGCTGCGCAACCGCGACCACATCGCCGCCCGTCAGGACGCCGTGGCCGCGCTGCTGGCGGAGGGCGCAGCGGACATTGCAGGCCGTCTGAAAAACCTGTCCGACATCGAACGCATCGCCGCCCGCATTGCCGTGGGCACCGCCCGCCCGCGCGATTTGGCCGGCCTGCGCGAGAGCCTCGCCATCCTGCCGTCCATCCCGCTGCCCGCCTCCGCGCTTTTGGACACGCTGAAAAACATCTTTCCCGAAGGAGAACGGATTGCGGAAAAAATCCGCGCCGCCATCCTGCCCGAGCCCGCCGTGTGGCTGCGCGAAGGCGGCGTCATCAACCACGGCCACTGCCCCGAACTCGACGAGTTGCGCCACATCCAAAACCACGGCGGCGAATTCCTGCTCGATCTCGAAGCCCGCGAGCGCGAGCGCACCGGCCTGACCACCCTCAAAGTGGAATACAACCGCGTCCACGGCTTCTATATAGAGTTGTCCAAAGCGCAGGCTGCCCAAGCCCCCGCCGACTACCAACGCCGCCAAACCCTGAAAAACGCCGAACGCTTCATCACCCCCGAGCTGAAAACCTTTGAAGACAAAGTGTTGGGTGCGCAGGAAGCCGCCCTCGCCCTCGAAAAAAAACTCTACGACCAACTGCTCAAAGACCTGCAAAACGAACTGCCCCTGCTGCAAAAAACCGCCAAAGCCGCCGCCGCCCTCGATGTGCTCGCCGCCTTTGCCGCCCAAGCCGCCGAGCGCGGCTACTGCCGGCCGCAGTTTGCCGCCTACCCCTGCATCGACATTTCAGACGGCCGCCACCCCGTTATCGAACAACAAGTGCGCCACTTCACCGCCAACCACACCCGCCTCGACGACAAACACCGCCTGATGCTGCTCACCGGCCCCAACATGGGCGGCAAATCCACCTACATGCGGCAAACCGCCCTCATCGTCCTCATGGCGCACACCGGCAGCTTCGTCCCCGCCGCCGCCGCCCTCATCGGCCCCACCGACCGCATCTTCACCCGCATCGGCGCGTCCGACGACCTCTCCGCCAACCGCTCCACCTTCATGGTGGAAATGAGCGAAACCGCCTGCATCCTGCGCCACGCCACCGCCCAGTCGCTGGTGCTGATGGACGAAATCGGGCGCGGCACCTCCACCTTCGACGGCCTCGCCCTCGCCCAGGCCACAGCCTGCCACCTTGCCCAGAAAAACCGCGCCTTCGCCCTGTTTGCCACCCACTATTTCGAGCTCACCGCCCTGCCCGAAACCCTGCCTTCCGCCTTCAACATGCACCTTTCCGCCCTCGAAGAAGGGCGCGACATCGTCTTCCTCCACCGCGTCGAACCCGGCCCCACCGGCAAAAGCTACGGCATCGCCGTGGCCAAACTCGCCGGCCTGCCCGCCGCCGCCCTCAACGCCGCGCAAAAACAGCTCGAACGGCTCGAAGCCCAAGCCGCCGCCGCCCGCCCCCAGCTCGACATCTTCTCCCTGCTGCCCGAAGAGAGGCCGTCTGAAAAAGAACACGGCCAAACCGATTTGTCCGACGGGGCAAACAGCCTTTCAGACGGCCTCCATACCCCTGCAGCCGAAAATCCCGAAAATACAAAAAGGCCGTCTGAAAACACACCGCCAAACCCAAACAGCGAAACCCTCATCCGCACCCTCGCCGACATCCGCCCCGACGAACTCACCCCCCGCCAAGCCCTCGACCTTATCTACCGCCTCAAAGCCCTCAGCAGCGAAAAGGCCGTCTGA